A single region of the Chryseobacterium sp. 6424 genome encodes:
- a CDS encoding DUF935 family protein, translated as MKKVTRLMLDTMKTHRRLWRKELNDWQFARQARYSAEMPRNHYMQEVYEDVMMDGHLTGITENRTLRTTNKDIILVDPKGAKSDEHSKFIEDKTWFEDLINYAHKSVYYGTSVVFLSEVDKGEIKAVSLVERGRVIPELGLILNDYAQNVGLPYRDYPDLLIECQMYDHIGILEKAAPYTILKRHSWGSWDEFEELFGVPIRIAKIASQSETVKNEVAGWLEEMGSAPYGVFPIGTEVEIKENSKGDAFNVFFKKLETLDKELSKLIIHQTMTTDSGGSRAQGTVHENTLAELVYADEKKILAILNDKLLPAMRAIGYNIPDGYKFKVSQTKDPSAQIKIDGELMRSGYKLSKAYVEETYGVELDETPDTVIQDAVSGKKP; from the coding sequence GTGAAGAAAGTCACGCGCCTGATGCTCGATACCATGAAGACACACCGCCGCCTCTGGCGCAAGGAGCTCAACGACTGGCAGTTTGCACGCCAGGCGCGATACAGTGCCGAGATGCCGAGAAACCACTACATGCAGGAGGTGTACGAAGATGTGATGATGGACGGCCACCTTACCGGCATCACCGAGAACCGCACCCTGCGCACCACCAACAAAGATATTATCCTGGTGGATCCGAAAGGCGCCAAGTCCGATGAGCACTCCAAATTCATCGAAGATAAAACATGGTTCGAGGATCTGATCAACTATGCGCACAAATCGGTTTATTATGGCACCTCGGTGGTCTTCTTGAGCGAAGTGGATAAGGGCGAAATAAAAGCCGTCAGCCTCGTGGAGCGTGGCCGTGTCATCCCGGAACTCGGTTTGATCCTGAATGATTATGCACAGAATGTCGGTCTGCCGTACCGCGACTACCCGGATCTGCTTATCGAATGCCAGATGTATGACCATATCGGTATCTTGGAGAAAGCTGCGCCATACACGATTTTGAAGCGCCACTCCTGGGGTTCCTGGGATGAGTTCGAGGAACTCTTCGGTGTGCCGATCCGTATCGCCAAAATCGCTTCCCAAAGCGAAACCGTAAAAAATGAAGTAGCAGGCTGGCTCGAAGAGATGGGCTCCGCACCTTACGGCGTTTTCCCAATCGGTACCGAAGTCGAGATTAAAGAGAACTCCAAGGGCGATGCCTTCAATGTTTTCTTTAAGAAACTGGAGACACTGGATAAGGAACTCTCAAAGCTCATTATTCACCAGACCATGACCACCGACAGCGGCGGCAGCCGTGCGCAGGGCACTGTGCACGAGAATACACTGGCGGAGCTGGTATATGCCGACGAAAAGAAGATCCTCGCCATCCTCAATGATAAACTGTTGCCGGCAATGCGCGCCATCGGCTACAACATCCCGGACGGTTACAAGTTCAAAGTCTCACAAACCAAGGATCCCAGTGCGCAAATTAAGATTGACGGTGAGCTGATGCGAAGCGGCTATAAGCTGAGCAAGGCGTATGTGGAGGAAACTTACGGCGTGGAGCTGGACGAGACCCCGGACACCGTAATACAGGATGCTGTAAGCGGAAAAAAGCCTTAG
- a CDS encoding conserved phage C-terminal domain-containing protein — protein sequence MNKEQPQTPETEILDYLKQVTGTKFRPIKSNLTLISALLKAGYEQEEIIEVIQLKTVQWKNNAVMAPYLRPSTLFKMSNFDNYVNELELVKQNPKMYAQHFAALNKIKGSRSAADDTDAISDLYG from the coding sequence ATGAATAAGGAACAACCCCAAACCCCCGAAACCGAGATCCTCGACTATCTGAAGCAGGTCACCGGCACCAAGTTCCGGCCGATTAAAAGCAATTTAACGCTTATTTCAGCACTGTTGAAAGCCGGGTACGAACAGGAGGAAATCATAGAGGTGATACAGCTGAAGACGGTGCAGTGGAAAAACAACGCCGTGATGGCGCCCTACCTGCGCCCGAGTACCCTCTTTAAGATGAGCAATTTCGATAACTACGTAAATGAGCTGGAGCTCGTGAAACAAAACCCAAAGATGTATGCACAACACTTCGCAGCACTTAATAAAATCAAAGGAAGCAGATCAGCCGCCGACGACACTGATGCAATTAGCGACCTGTACGGCTAA
- a CDS encoding DUF2586 family protein → MGLPKIIFNIATTGLGLLVADIQKTPGLVISGVTVATKITLGQSVQLFSLQDAADKGITAAENPFAYKHVKAFYDYAGNGAELWIMLVSDATTMENMADKTQAYAKKLLGDANGAIRVLGIIKKSLGSETVSAGLDADVDKAVIKAQALAEEAEANYFPIRVVISGNGFSGNPSELKDYKTTDFNKVSLLLSNTDGAQEASIGLALGRLASTPAQRNIGRVKDGPVENTAAYFTNGGTVQSLSSAWDTIHDKGYIILRNFAGRSGFYFSDDPTLTKANDDFRSLANGFVMDKALMIAYSSLIENLGDEVPVTDEGSIHPAIIKSWQNEVESQLDGLMVQRGELSNAKVYIDERQDVLTTGNMNVAIQLLPVGYAKYFTVNIGFTTQIN, encoded by the coding sequence ATGGGATTACCAAAGATCATTTTCAACATCGCTACTACCGGACTCGGTCTGCTGGTAGCGGATATACAAAAAACACCCGGTCTTGTGATCAGCGGTGTGACGGTAGCCACGAAGATCACGCTCGGACAGAGTGTGCAGCTCTTCTCACTGCAGGATGCAGCTGACAAAGGCATCACGGCCGCCGAAAACCCGTTTGCCTACAAACATGTAAAAGCGTTCTATGACTATGCCGGTAACGGCGCGGAACTTTGGATCATGCTGGTGAGCGATGCCACCACAATGGAAAACATGGCCGACAAAACGCAGGCGTATGCCAAGAAACTGCTCGGCGATGCCAACGGTGCGATCCGCGTTCTGGGTATCATCAAAAAATCACTCGGTTCTGAAACGGTCTCGGCCGGGCTGGATGCCGATGTGGACAAGGCGGTAATCAAGGCACAGGCACTCGCTGAGGAGGCAGAAGCCAATTACTTCCCGATTCGGGTGGTGATTTCCGGAAACGGTTTCAGCGGTAACCCATCGGAACTGAAAGACTACAAAACCACAGATTTCAATAAAGTTTCGCTTTTGCTAAGCAATACCGACGGAGCACAAGAGGCTTCGATAGGTCTGGCACTCGGACGGCTGGCATCTACACCCGCGCAGCGGAATATCGGCCGCGTGAAAGACGGCCCAGTGGAAAATACCGCAGCGTACTTCACGAACGGCGGAACGGTGCAAAGCCTAAGCTCTGCCTGGGACACAATACACGACAAAGGCTATATCATCCTGAGAAACTTTGCAGGACGATCAGGCTTTTATTTTTCCGATGATCCAACGCTGACCAAAGCAAACGACGACTTCCGCAGCCTGGCCAACGGCTTCGTGATGGATAAGGCACTGATGATTGCCTACAGCTCGCTTATTGAGAACCTCGGTGACGAGGTGCCGGTGACTGACGAAGGAAGCATTCATCCCGCGATCATCAAAAGCTGGCAGAATGAAGTGGAGAGCCAGCTTGACGGTCTGATGGTACAGCGCGGCGAGCTGAGCAACGCAAAAGTTTACATCGATGAAAGACAGGACGTACTGACCACCGGTAACATGAACGTGGCCATACAGCTGCTTCCGGTAGGCTACGCGAAGTACTTTACCGTAAACATCGGTTTCACTACTCAAATTAATTAA
- a CDS encoding Clp protease ClpP encodes MHKNKDFRITATTTNSVLQLSITGRIWQGEVANAIKVHIDGALGAGITEAEVYINCVGGSVFEAQEVVNELKRIANVNLIIGSLAASAATYIMCHFPAQCYQTSQFMIHKPATDVFGNEDDVKADLKALEILTNTYRSAYAKKMNKPEADIEAMWQKDYWMDAKEAQALGLVDSIIDEEIQADTDTIAMMVACGCPNIPQQQPTKKENMSLVAIAAALGAPAQSTEAEVLAKVTALATAKTNGESERDQWKQKFEALQKDEASALVDKAVALGLIPEALKETTIGSFTAENFEAQKASFTKLISDKEAENVKDGRHTAVASAIGGKATGATAAGAEKTFDYLQKHNPAELRRIAEKEPEKYQALATDYANGVRHKA; translated from the coding sequence ATGCACAAAAACAAAGATTTCCGTATCACCGCCACGACTACCAACTCGGTACTGCAACTCAGCATCACCGGCAGGATCTGGCAGGGTGAAGTTGCCAACGCTATTAAGGTGCATATTGACGGCGCCCTGGGTGCAGGAATTACGGAGGCGGAGGTTTACATCAACTGTGTAGGCGGTAGCGTCTTTGAAGCGCAGGAAGTGGTGAACGAATTAAAAAGAATTGCCAATGTAAATCTGATTATAGGGTCGCTGGCTGCCTCTGCCGCCACGTACATCATGTGCCACTTCCCGGCACAATGTTACCAGACCTCGCAGTTTATGATCCATAAACCCGCCACCGACGTCTTCGGGAATGAAGACGACGTGAAAGCGGATTTAAAGGCTCTTGAAATACTGACTAATACCTACCGCAGCGCCTACGCCAAAAAGATGAACAAACCGGAAGCGGACATCGAAGCGATGTGGCAAAAGGATTACTGGATGGATGCCAAAGAAGCGCAGGCGCTTGGCTTGGTAGATTCCATCATCGATGAAGAAATACAGGCGGACACTGATACCATCGCGATGATGGTAGCGTGTGGCTGCCCGAACATACCCCAACAACAACCTACTAAAAAAGAAAATATGTCATTAGTTGCAATTGCCGCCGCACTGGGTGCCCCGGCACAATCTACAGAGGCGGAAGTGCTGGCGAAAGTTACTGCACTGGCTACTGCCAAAACCAACGGGGAAAGCGAAAGAGACCAGTGGAAACAAAAGTTTGAGGCGCTGCAAAAAGACGAGGCTTCGGCTTTGGTTGATAAGGCTGTCGCACTCGGGTTGATTCCGGAGGCACTGAAAGAGACGACTATCGGCTCTTTTACGGCTGAGAACTTCGAGGCACAAAAGGCATCTTTCACGAAACTTATCAGCGACAAAGAAGCTGAGAACGTGAAAGACGGAAGACACACCGCTGTGGCTTCTGCCATAGGCGGAAAAGCTACAGGCGCAACCGCTGCGGGAGCTGAGAAGACCTTCGACTACCTGCAGAAGCATAACCCTGCGGAACTGCGCAGAATAGCGGAGAAAGAACCGGAAAAGTACCAGGCCCTGGCGACGGATTATGCCAACGGCGTGAGACACAAAGCCTAA
- a CDS encoding terminase gpP N-terminus-related DNA-binding protein codes for MAKKVVEVQTCDTEEVKTQGRMRNAERDKKQKDALGLYVRGYSLQSISEMETIKVGVKTLNEWKKKYNWEEEKQLQNISPNEIKAMIRSNIAAIKSGKQMPYRPDDISKLASAWDKMDDAKKKAVYSMETFDNFIDWFQDIVAKSKLQKREKNLQLLKEIRLLQESYIETLI; via the coding sequence ATGGCTAAAAAAGTAGTGGAAGTACAGACTTGCGACACTGAGGAGGTGAAAACCCAGGGGCGTATGCGGAACGCTGAGCGCGACAAAAAACAAAAGGATGCCTTGGGACTCTATGTGCGTGGCTATTCCCTCCAGTCAATTTCCGAAATGGAAACGATCAAGGTAGGCGTTAAAACTTTAAACGAGTGGAAAAAGAAATATAACTGGGAAGAGGAGAAGCAGCTGCAGAATATTTCACCAAATGAGATCAAAGCAATGATCCGCTCCAATATCGCTGCCATAAAATCCGGCAAGCAGATGCCGTACAGGCCTGATGATATTTCGAAACTCGCCTCCGCCTGGGACAAGATGGATGATGCCAAAAAGAAAGCGGTTTACTCTATGGAGACATTCGACAATTTTATCGACTGGTTTCAGGATATCGTCGCCAAGTCCAAATTGCAAAAGCGTGAAAAGAACCTTCAGCTGCTTAAAGAGATCCGTCTCCTTCAGGAGTCTTATATCGAAACACTGATTTAA
- a CDS encoding phage protein Gp36 family protein, whose translation MAFLTKDELSTVAPADFIKLVAGGSEDDGTIDQLITEMISLIKTNLGSYYDVDTVFSKTGEDRDPTVLMYLKDLVYYKLLKRRKPGAQLNEDEYNEAMKWLEDISSGKRRANLPTVKTDSDGDGVPDEDVKFMKLGNRRNYQNGW comes from the coding sequence ATGGCATTTTTAACAAAGGATGAGCTCAGCACGGTAGCTCCCGCAGATTTTATAAAACTCGTTGCCGGTGGCTCCGAAGATGACGGTACCATCGATCAGCTGATTACCGAGATGATCTCGCTCATCAAAACCAACCTCGGCAGCTACTACGATGTGGACACCGTTTTTTCAAAGACCGGCGAAGACCGCGATCCTACCGTGCTCATGTACCTGAAGGATCTCGTCTATTACAAATTGCTGAAACGCCGCAAGCCGGGAGCTCAGCTGAATGAGGACGAGTACAACGAAGCCATGAAGTGGCTCGAAGACATATCCAGCGGCAAGCGTCGCGCAAACCTGCCCACCGTGAAGACAGACAGCGACGGTGATGGTGTGCCGGATGAGGACGTAAAATTTATGAAGCTCGGAAACCGCAGAAATTATCAGAATGGCTGGTAA
- a CDS encoding N-acetylmuramoyl-L-alanine amidase, with product MRGINYIAVHCSATQPNAKVSAIQNYWRQQLGWKSPGYHVIVEAGGNAVELLPIDQVSNGVAGYNSQTINICYIGGIDADGKPKDTRTCAQKLTLLRYLTAWRKKFPNAKIQGHRDFPKVSKACPSFDAKTEYKDV from the coding sequence ATGCGAGGCATCAACTACATTGCCGTACACTGCTCCGCTACGCAACCGAACGCGAAGGTGTCGGCGATCCAGAATTACTGGAGACAACAATTAGGGTGGAAAAGTCCGGGTTACCACGTCATTGTGGAAGCCGGCGGCAATGCGGTTGAGCTGCTTCCCATCGACCAGGTGTCTAACGGCGTAGCAGGTTACAACTCGCAAACAATAAATATCTGCTACATCGGCGGCATTGATGCAGACGGCAAGCCAAAGGACACGCGGACGTGTGCGCAGAAGCTGACGCTGCTGAGGTACCTCACCGCGTGGCGCAAGAAGTTCCCAAACGCGAAGATACAGGGGCACAGAGATTTCCCAAAAGTCTCAAAAGCCTGCCCGAGTTTCGACGCTAAAACCGAATACAAAGATGTATAA
- a CDS encoding phage minor head protein: MYYDKLSAGVDVGFSPKSEFWDEPLAKSLKTSIAEFSAFKETSFRKTLEDLLTKDGKLTPKSEFLKEAYKVSGDYNTRWLETEYHQTVANAQSAEKWQDFQRNKNLYPNLRYSTVGDGRVRPEHAAWDGIVKPINDPWWKDNLPPNDWGCRCTVVQTDEPETDQPTGGTQLKIEFANNPGVSGKIFNGSGYMTSGGLNPEQIEKVAAWGRFMFYKLIRKGKEAAELAKHAAPYKIVYKSESGAAVKVSPFADKYDLDKNITTATILADNAITVKIRPHILIEGYKNPEYQIRKLMADRKEQKGKGVSSNLKSAKAQGCKIIVFEIMPEYPSDLNRLKNSIRGNILQNYRKDTFSEFIFIREGKLIEKISAEDLLK, translated from the coding sequence GTGTATTACGATAAACTCTCTGCGGGGGTAGACGTGGGCTTTTCGCCTAAATCTGAGTTCTGGGATGAGCCCCTGGCCAAATCCCTGAAAACAAGTATTGCAGAGTTCTCTGCATTTAAAGAGACCAGCTTCCGGAAAACACTGGAGGATCTGCTGACCAAAGACGGAAAACTTACTCCAAAATCCGAGTTCCTGAAAGAAGCCTACAAGGTATCCGGCGACTATAACACCCGATGGCTGGAAACGGAGTACCACCAGACAGTGGCCAACGCACAGAGTGCAGAAAAGTGGCAGGATTTCCAGCGAAATAAGAACTTATATCCTAATCTTAGGTACAGCACTGTGGGCGATGGCCGGGTAAGACCGGAGCATGCAGCCTGGGATGGTATTGTAAAACCCATAAACGATCCGTGGTGGAAGGACAATCTTCCGCCTAATGACTGGGGTTGCCGCTGCACGGTAGTACAGACGGACGAACCGGAGACCGACCAGCCCACCGGTGGAACCCAGCTTAAAATTGAGTTTGCCAATAATCCCGGCGTAAGCGGAAAGATCTTTAACGGTTCCGGTTACATGACCTCTGGCGGCTTGAATCCGGAACAGATTGAGAAGGTTGCGGCCTGGGGTCGTTTTATGTTCTATAAGCTAATAAGGAAAGGTAAAGAAGCGGCAGAGTTGGCTAAACATGCCGCACCCTATAAGATTGTGTACAAATCCGAAAGTGGCGCAGCAGTAAAGGTGAGCCCTTTTGCAGACAAGTATGATTTGGATAAGAATATAACAACGGCAACTATTCTGGCGGATAATGCGATAACCGTAAAAATAAGGCCGCATATACTGATTGAAGGTTATAAGAACCCTGAATATCAAATACGCAAATTAATGGCAGACAGAAAAGAGCAGAAAGGCAAAGGAGTATCCTCTAATCTTAAATCAGCGAAGGCGCAGGGCTGTAAAATAATCGTATTTGAAATTATGCCGGAATATCCAAGCGACCTTAACCGGCTTAAAAACAGCATTCGTGGTAATATACTGCAGAACTATAGAAAAGATACCTTCAGTGAGTTCATATTTATACGGGAAGGTAAACTGATTGAAAAAATAAGCGCAGAGGACCTGCTAAAATAA
- a CDS encoding oxidase, which produces MQDFIFNLDLEIKNGDFAVGESDSQHTEHILIANKGEYKAAPELGVGITQMLNSEDATEFLIEAKKNLQYDGQQVNDIRFTEDGKLNVDSNYK; this is translated from the coding sequence ATGCAGGACTTTATCTTCAATTTAGATCTCGAAATTAAAAACGGTGACTTTGCCGTAGGCGAAAGCGACAGCCAGCACACAGAACACATACTCATCGCCAATAAAGGCGAATACAAAGCTGCGCCCGAGCTCGGCGTGGGCATCACCCAGATGCTTAATTCCGAAGATGCAACCGAGTTCCTCATTGAAGCAAAAAAGAACCTTCAGTATGATGGCCAGCAGGTAAATGACATCCGCTTTACCGAAGACGGCAAATTAAATGTTGATTCAAATTATAAGTAA
- a CDS encoding phage morphogenesis protein — MAGNIPKLERILRRAATTLPEDMLKIMEVESLNFIKKNFRDQGFNDSGLDKWKPRKTTDRKGRDITRYRTNRKGNAGDFTKFGRKNLKRAILVGHNTGGNKLKNSFRARRSKLKVVIYTYKKYAERHNEGKDGMPVRRFFWKSKYLNDKIAEKAKKLLDKTFK; from the coding sequence ATGGCTGGTAATATTCCTAAACTAGAACGGATATTGCGACGTGCAGCCACAACCTTGCCGGAGGATATGCTGAAGATAATGGAGGTTGAATCTCTGAATTTTATAAAGAAAAACTTTCGCGACCAGGGCTTTAATGATTCCGGTCTCGATAAATGGAAACCGCGTAAGACAACCGATCGCAAAGGTCGCGACATTACCCGCTACCGAACCAACCGAAAGGGCAATGCAGGCGACTTTACCAAATTCGGACGCAAGAATCTCAAACGTGCGATTTTGGTCGGCCACAATACCGGCGGTAATAAGCTTAAAAACTCCTTTCGCGCCAGACGCTCAAAACTCAAAGTAGTTATTTATACATATAAAAAATACGCTGAAAGGCACAATGAAGGTAAAGATGGTATGCCGGTCAGAAGATTTTTCTGGAAGTCCAAATACCTGAACGATAAAATCGCTGAAAAAGCTAAAAAATTACTCGACAAAACTTTTAAATAA